The genome window ATCTAACAATTTCTTGTTGAACTAAATCTGTAGTAAACATTTTATTCAGAGGAGAGCTAATATAAAATGATAGTCTAAAAGAGTATAAATTACCTTTGGGTTCTAAAAAATAAATATAAGGTTCTGGATAAATAAGGATAGCAGATGTGTTTGTTACAGCCTGTATTAACAGTTCTTTAATTTGTTCTACACTTGCATCTTCAGCATATGTTTTGTAAAAAAGATTCACTCGAATTCTTTTTACAGGTTGTGATAAATTAGTAATGACCATTTTAGAAAGAAGACCATTAGGAATAGCGATGATTTCTTCATCAAAAGTGCGTAATTTTGTACTACGATACCCAATTTGAAAAATAATACCTTCATTCTTGTTATCTAAAATAATATAATCACCTTCAGTATATGTTTCGTCAAGCATTAAAGATACACCTCCAACAATATGGGATAATGAATCTTGTAAGGCAAGACCGACTACGATACCAGCAATACCCAAACCAGCTAAGATAGGACCTATTTCTACACCCCATAGCCCTAAGAGAATAGTTACAGAAAATAGAAACCAAGTAATATGACAAGCTCTAGCAATAACTATAAAAGCATTTTTGTTTTTAAAAAACTTTATTTTTGCTCCATGCGTATGTGATATAAGGATAGCTCTAGTATAAATAGATATTATTTTATTAGTAATAACATAAAAAATCCATAATAAAATAGAAAACATACACCCTTTGATTAGATTTGCTATAGGGCTTGGAATTCTAAGAAAATCTACTCCTATAATAATACCTAATAAAAATCCTATAAGAATAAATCGGGATGATAGTAATGTGTTAAAAATTCTTCGACCAAGATGTTTTTTCATATTTTTAGATTTTTGAGTAAAGATATAAAAAAGAAAGCGTAAAAACACTGTGAATATAAAAACAGATATAACAACAAATAAAAAAATAGCATAAGGATTGTCTTTGATAATATGGTAAATGATCTTAATAATAGAATTAGGTGATTTAGCCATCAAAGATATTGCTACTTCTAGTAGCATTGTGTTAGATAAACTCGTGTTAGAAAGGACATCTACAGACTCTGGGTCAATAATATTAGATTGTGCAATCATATTATTTTGTAATTTTTTCAAGATAGCTGGTAACATAGTGAGATCTCCTATATAACTAATGTTATTTTATACTGCTTATATAGATTTACTATTAATAAATGCAGTTGCTTCTGATATTAAGACATCGTAAGTATTTATTTTTGGATCATCTAATACTAATTCTAATAAATGATGAAGAATTTGTCCAATAATAGGCGAGGGTTTTAAATTTAATAACTCTATTAATTGAGTTCCATTAATATCCAAATCTGAAACTTTCAAAGCAGCATCATCTTTTAATATATTATCAATTCGTTTACGAAATTCTTGAAGAATATAAGGGCTATTTTTTTTAGTACCACTACCATTACGGTCAGCTTCTCTTAATTTGAATAATAAGTTTAAAAAATAAATATTACCATCAAAGCGTTTTAAAAAACGTCTTATAGCACCATCATGCCAATCACTGGTATAATAAAACATGTGTAATTCTACTAATAAAACACAGGTATTAATTTCTTCATTAGAAAACTTTAATCGTTTCATCAAATTTTTAGTCATTTTAGCACCAATAATTTCATGATTATAAAAAACATTTCCATTACCAATTTTTAATGCAAATTTTTTTGCACGAGGTTTTCCAATATCATGTAATAAAGCTGCTAACCTTCCAATTAGATTGTCTTTGTTCATATGATTGCATGTTTCTACATTGTGTCGGTAAACATCATATTTGTGAAATTCATTTTGTTCTACCCCATAACCTTCTTCCAATTCTGGTAGAATAATAGGTAATAATGCAAGATCGTGTAATAAATTAAATCCAATAGAAGGTTTATTACTGCTTAATATTTTCATTATTTCATCACGAATACGCTCTTGTGATACTTCATTGATATTGCAAGATAATTCTTTGATAGCGATTTGGGTAGATGTATTAATTTGATATTCTAACTTACTTGCAAAACGACAAGCTCTGAGCATGCGTAAAGCGTCTTCTTTAAAACGTTGTGTAGGATTGCCAACAGTTTTTATAATTTTTTTATTGATATCGTCTTGACCGTTAAAAGGATCAATGATTTCTCGTGTAATAGGATCTACAGCAATGGCATTAATAGTAAAATCTCTACGAGAAAGATCTTCTTCAAGAGAAGTTGTAAAAGATACTTGATCAGGATGTCTATTATCAGAATAAATGCCGTCTATTCTATAGCTAGTTATTTCATAGTTATTTTTATTAACAACTAAAGTCAGTGTGCCATGAGCTATTCCTGTAGGTATTAAAAGATAATTTTTATTATATTGAAATATTTTTTGTATTTGTTCTGGAGTAGCGGATGTTGCCAAATCAAAATCAGAAACTTGTTTACCTCGTAGAGAATCTCTAACAGCACCGCCAACTAATCTTAATTCATGATTATAAGATAATAAAATATTAGATATATGTACTATATCTTCAGGAATATAGTAATCAAATAATTTTTGCACACATCTCTCCAAGGTAAATTCATTGTTCAGTATATATTTTTTTTATAAAAAAATCAAGGTATTTTATGTATTATCTTTGTAAATTTTAGTATCTTAAAAATAGTAAAAAATATTAAAAATATAGTATTAAACAGAGTATTATAAAATATCAGGAGTATAAAATGTCTCAAAACAATTTTATCTTACATGGACACTTTTATCAACCACCACGAGAGAATCCTTGGACTGGATTTGTTGATAGACAGCAATCTGCGTACCCTTATAATGATTGGAATATTAGAATTAACACAGAATGCTATGCAGCATGTACTAGAACACCAGTTTTTGAAAATGATGAAATTATTAAAATTATAAATTGTTTTGAATATTTATCTTTTAATATAGGTCCAACATTATTATCTTGGATGGAAAAACAAGATGCTGATCCGAGAACTTTACATAAAATTATAGAAGGTGATAAGATTTCTGTATACAGAAATAACGGACATGGTAATGCTATTGCTCAAGTTTATAGTCATATGATTATGCCTTTAGCTACAAACAAAGATCAATACACTCAAATTTTGTGGGGTTTAAAAGATTTCAGAATGAGATTTGGGAGAGATTCAGAAGGGATATGGCTTAGTGAAACTGCTATCAATAATGAAACTGCTAGTATATTGGTAGATTGTGGAATAAAATTTGTGATACTATCACCTTATCAAGCTGAAAAAATTATATCAAAAGAACACACTATAAATGTTTTAGGTGGTAAGATCGATTCTACAAAACCATATTATCTGAATACTAAAAATGGTAAATTAGCAATATTTTTTTATGATCCTCTACTCGCATCAGAAATTAGCTTTGGCACTTTATTAGAAGATTCAAATCGTCTTTTGAATACTATTAAAGAGGAGTTTAACAAACAAAATAAACTAACAAAATTAGTCCATACAGCCACAGATGGAGAAGTTTATGGACATCACAAATCGTATGGTAATATGTCTTTGGCAAGAGTGATTTATGATATAACTAAAGATACTAATTCAGAGATTGTTTTTACTAATTATGGCAAATTTTTAGTAGAAAATCCTCCACAAGAAGAATGTGAATTATATCTTGGAGATCGTGGTGAGGGATCGTCATGGAGTTGTGTTCATGGAGTTGGTCGTTGGATTAGAGATTGTGGGTGTCATACAGGTGGTGGTGAAAATTGGAATCAAAAATGGAGAGAGCCATTAAGAGAAACTTTTGACTTACTAAGAAATGAATTGTATAAAAATGTAGAAAAACACTCCAGTGATCTTATTGTTGATATATGGGAGGCAAGAAATGACTATTTTATTCCTTTGACACAAAAAACACAAGAATCATATGAATATTTTTTCACTAAACATCAAAAAAAAATATTATCAGAATTAGAAAAAAGTAAGGTTCTTCAAATGATGGAATCATTACGCTATGCGATGTTGATGTATACTAGCTGTGGATGGTTTTTTTCTGATATATCAGGTATAGAAACAATACAAGATATTTTGTATGCTGTGAGATCTTATGAATTTGCAAAAGATATATTAGATCCTCAAACAAGTGTAAAATGTCGTAATATATTATCTCAATCTTATAGTAATATCAAATCTGAAGGTAATGGAGCCACTATATTAGATCTTAGTGTAAATAAATATAGAATTTACAAAGAAAATTTCATAACTTATATTTGTTGGCTAGTGATTCATGAAGGTATAGAGGTTACTGTACAAGGTACTAATGAATTTATATACACTATTATTTGGCAAGATGAAATATTAAAAAGATATATTTTGAATTTCACTAATTATATGGGTATTAGTGATACAATAGCTTTTCAATATTACAATGATGATAGTACAAATAAATTATTATGGCGAAAAATAGTGATTATTAATAATTTAGAATTTGAAGATCAAAATTTTTGGACTAATATTAATAATAATTGGTTAACATCTATGTTATCATCATTACCCCTATATTTGAGAATTCGATTTATAGCTCGTAGTATTCAATTTGAAATAGAAAGAAAAAAATATAAAAATTTTGATGAAAACGCATTGTTTTTGAATGCTGTTTGGGGTGCAGAATCTTTTTTATTACCATATGAAAAAAGAGTTCTTGTATTTTATTACGCATCTAATATATATGATTTTGCGCAAAACATGATACATCAAGATAATTTAAAAGATATAGAATTGTTTATCAAAGAAGCTGAGCTATTGAAAAAAAGTGCCTCATCTAAAGAAGAAGCAATTCTTTTTCTAGAGCCTATAGCTATAGCATTAGAAAAATATCTTCTTAAAACTTTTGAGATGAAAGATAGTAATATGTTAAAAAATGCACGTATAATCTTTTGGAGTATAAAAGATAATATTAATGCTGTTGAGTTAGATATATTAAGAGATATTATGTATTATTTTAATATTGTAAATCTAGAATATATCAAAGATGTTACATTTTTGATAGAATTTAATATATTAATGAAAGATATGCGTTTTTATAATGTATGAAAATAAAATAATATTTTACTAGAATAAGGTTGTAATTTTATTTTATTTAATGTATAATTTAATCTAAAAAATTAATATTTATACAAAATAAATAGGGGTTTAAAATGTCAGAAATTCAAATGAAAATTGAGCAGGCAAAAATTTTATCACTTCAAAAAAAATACGAGGAATCTCTTGAATTATATTTAGAGTTAGAAAATAGTAATACAGAAATAGATGATTATAATCGTGCAAAGATATATGCTGGTATAGGTAATATATATAGGGCTGAATTACAATTTAGTAAAGCTATTAAATATTTTCACAAAGCATTAGATTTTAGTTCTACTAACAAACTTGCTCTCAAAGGTATTGCTAATTCATATAGAGGTATCAAAGATAGACAACAAGAGCTATCTTGGTGGTTGAAATATATTGAAGTTGATAACAAAGATTTTCTTGCTTTAACTAGAATTGCAGATGTGTATAGAAATTTGGGTAATCTTGGAAAAGCAGAACAATATTATTTGATGACTTTGGATAATCAATCTACTAACAAATTTGCTCTTATGGGTCTAGGTGATTTATATTATAAGTGTAAAAATTATGATCAAGCATTAATTTATTGGGAACAATTGTTAGATCTTTATCCTGAATTTATAAATATTATAACTATGGTTGGTAATATTTATCGTTTACGCAAAGATTTTCCAAAAGCAATGGAATATTATCAAAAAGCATACAAATCATCATCTAATAATAATTTTGTGTTATATGGTATTGCAGATACACTAAGAGGATCTAAGCAATATGCAGAATCTATTTATTTTTGGAAAGAACTCTTAGAAAGAGATTCTGAAAATCCAAAGATCCTGACAAGAATTGCAGATATTTATTTTGCTTTAGAACAATATGATGAAGCAGAAGTACAATACAACTTGGCATGGACTAAATTTCAAGATAAATATGGTTTTGTTGGAAGAATTCGGATTGCAATATATAAAAAACAATTTGAAGAAGCATACTCTATGTTATTAGAGTTACTATCTATGTATGGTAAGGATACACGTATTGTTATGTTAAGTATAGATATGTTGGTTACTATAGGTAAATCCAAAGAGATTAGTTCAATTTTATCTAATTATATGGAAATATCTATGAATATGGATGTTTCTAATTATTTATCAAAAATTATTGTTTAATTTTTTTAAAAATTTATTATAAATAAAACCCTGTATAGCAGGGTTTTATTTATAATAATTATTATTTATAAATCTAAAATATCAAACTGTTACTCATATCTATAGAGCAATAATTTGATTTCTTTTATAAAGTTTGTTATTATATTTATACACTGTATATTTTTTGTGAAAGGATTAGAATATGTCTCAACTAAAATTAGTTAATAAACTAGAAGAATTATTATCTACAAGTGCAGAAACTGGCAATTATGCAGACACAGTGAAGTTATTAACAGATATGTTTGAAATGAATCCTACAGAATCTCTTTATAGTTTTTATTTAGGGCTATTATTAGTTCGTACAAAGAATTATCAAAGTGGTATCAAATATTTAGAACAGGCAAAAAATGCAAAACTAGATCCAGGACAGAGACTACGCTGTTTAATCTTTTTAGGCAAAGCTTATGCTGATGTAAAAGCTTATAGTAAGGCTGAGAGAGCGTTTAGAGAAGCCTTACAAACGGGAGTACCAGAACCTGGTGCATATTCTGCATTAGGTGCTATTTTCTATGAAAGAAACATGGTAAATCAAGCTATAGATGCTCTGAGAAAAGCATTGGAGATAGATCCTAACTATGTTGGTGCTATTAATAATTTAGGATATATTCTAGTTGAGACTAAAAAAGATATCGCTCAAGGAGTGAGTCTTTGTCGAAAAGCAGTAAAGCTGGATCCAGAAAATCCTGCATATAGGGATAGCTTAGGTAAGGCTCTTTTTGATAATAAACTTTACGATGAAGCAAAAGAAGAATTAGAAATAGCGATGAAATTATCACCAAATAATGAAACAATTATAAAACGATATAAAAATGTACTAGAAAAAATGGAGGGAAAATGAAAAAAGTAATTATTTTTTTCTTTGTATTAAATATTGTTGCACCAATTAATGCAATGATTGTTAAAGATCCTA of Spirochaetota bacterium contains these proteins:
- a CDS encoding HD domain-containing protein translates to MQKLFDYYIPEDIVHISNILLSYNHELRLVGGAVRDSLRGKQVSDFDLATSATPEQIQKIFQYNKNYLLIPTGIAHGTLTLVVNKNNYEITSYRIDGIYSDNRHPDQVSFTTSLEEDLSRRDFTINAIAVDPITREIIDPFNGQDDINKKIIKTVGNPTQRFKEDALRMLRACRFASKLEYQINTSTQIAIKELSCNINEVSQERIRDEIMKILSSNKPSIGFNLLHDLALLPIILPELEEGYGVEQNEFHKYDVYRHNVETCNHMNKDNLIGRLAALLHDIGKPRAKKFALKIGNGNVFYNHEIIGAKMTKNLMKRLKFSNEEINTCVLLVELHMFYYTSDWHDGAIRRFLKRFDGNIYFLNLLFKLREADRNGSGTKKNSPYILQEFRKRIDNILKDDAALKVSDLDINGTQLIELLNLKPSPIIGQILHHLLELVLDDPKINTYDVLISEATAFINSKSI
- a CDS encoding mechanosensitive ion channel is translated as MLPAILKKLQNNMIAQSNIIDPESVDVLSNTSLSNTMLLEVAISLMAKSPNSIIKIIYHIIKDNPYAIFLFVVISVFIFTVFLRFLFYIFTQKSKNMKKHLGRRIFNTLLSSRFILIGFLLGIIIGVDFLRIPSPIANLIKGCMFSILLWIFYVITNKIISIYTRAILISHTHGAKIKFFKNKNAFIVIARACHITWFLFSVTILLGLWGVEIGPILAGLGIAGIVVGLALQDSLSHIVGGVSLMLDETYTEGDYIILDNKNEGIIFQIGYRSTKLRTFDEEIIAIPNGLLSKMVITNLSQPVKRIRVNLFYKTYAEDASVEQIKELLIQAVTNTSAILIYPEPYIYFLEPKGNLYSFRLSFYISSPLNKMFTTDLVQQEIVRLCTVHHIRFGIDENIIHIKDK
- a CDS encoding tetratricopeptide repeat protein; translation: MSEIQMKIEQAKILSLQKKYEESLELYLELENSNTEIDDYNRAKIYAGIGNIYRAELQFSKAIKYFHKALDFSSTNKLALKGIANSYRGIKDRQQELSWWLKYIEVDNKDFLALTRIADVYRNLGNLGKAEQYYLMTLDNQSTNKFALMGLGDLYYKCKNYDQALIYWEQLLDLYPEFINIITMVGNIYRLRKDFPKAMEYYQKAYKSSSNNNFVLYGIADTLRGSKQYAESIYFWKELLERDSENPKILTRIADIYFALEQYDEAEVQYNLAWTKFQDKYGFVGRIRIAIYKKQFEEAYSMLLELLSMYGKDTRIVMLSIDMLVTIGKSKEISSILSNYMEISMNMDVSNYLSKIIV
- a CDS encoding DUF3536 domain-containing protein; protein product: MSQNNFILHGHFYQPPRENPWTGFVDRQQSAYPYNDWNIRINTECYAACTRTPVFENDEIIKIINCFEYLSFNIGPTLLSWMEKQDADPRTLHKIIEGDKISVYRNNGHGNAIAQVYSHMIMPLATNKDQYTQILWGLKDFRMRFGRDSEGIWLSETAINNETASILVDCGIKFVILSPYQAEKIISKEHTINVLGGKIDSTKPYYLNTKNGKLAIFFYDPLLASEISFGTLLEDSNRLLNTIKEEFNKQNKLTKLVHTATDGEVYGHHKSYGNMSLARVIYDITKDTNSEIVFTNYGKFLVENPPQEECELYLGDRGEGSSWSCVHGVGRWIRDCGCHTGGGENWNQKWREPLRETFDLLRNELYKNVEKHSSDLIVDIWEARNDYFIPLTQKTQESYEYFFTKHQKKILSELEKSKVLQMMESLRYAMLMYTSCGWFFSDISGIETIQDILYAVRSYEFAKDILDPQTSVKCRNILSQSYSNIKSEGNGATILDLSVNKYRIYKENFITYICWLVIHEGIEVTVQGTNEFIYTIIWQDEILKRYILNFTNYMGISDTIAFQYYNDDSTNKLLWRKIVIINNLEFEDQNFWTNINNNWLTSMLSSLPLYLRIRFIARSIQFEIERKKYKNFDENALFLNAVWGAESFLLPYEKRVLVFYYASNIYDFAQNMIHQDNLKDIELFIKEAELLKKSASSKEEAILFLEPIAIALEKYLLKTFEMKDSNMLKNARIIFWSIKDNINAVELDILRDIMYYFNIVNLEYIKDVTFLIEFNILMKDMRFYNV
- a CDS encoding tetratricopeptide repeat protein, translating into MSQLKLVNKLEELLSTSAETGNYADTVKLLTDMFEMNPTESLYSFYLGLLLVRTKNYQSGIKYLEQAKNAKLDPGQRLRCLIFLGKAYADVKAYSKAERAFREALQTGVPEPGAYSALGAIFYERNMVNQAIDALRKALEIDPNYVGAINNLGYILVETKKDIAQGVSLCRKAVKLDPENPAYRDSLGKALFDNKLYDEAKEELEIAMKLSPNNETIIKRYKNVLEKMEGK